The genomic stretch GCGCGCGGCGTCCCGAGCGCGGTGATCGAGGAGCCGAGGGAGACGGTTCTAGGGCCGAGCGGGCTTCGTTTCGCCGGAACCGTCGTGGACGATGAGGGCGGAAGCGGGATCGATCCGACGACGGTGCGCGTCTCGCTCGACGGCAAGCCCCTCCGCGCGCGTTTCGACCCCTCGACCGGACGCGTGCTCGCGGCGCTCCCGCCGCTCCTTCCGCCCGGAGAACATCGAGCGGGGCTCCGGGCGCGGAACCTCGGCGGAAACGAGAGCCTTGAAGCAGAAAGGATTTTCCACGTGCGGTTTCCGCCCGCGCGCCTCTTGGCCGAGGGGCTCGCCCTTCCTGGAAACGGAGGGCTCGTTATCGAGCTCCGCGTGGAGGACGAACGGGGGCTCGCGGTCGCCGACGGGACCGACCTCGAGGCGACGATCGGCCCCTCAGGCAACGATTCCTTTCGAGTAGAAACGTTGAACGGCCGGGTTCTTCTCGCGACCCGCGCGGGCTCTCCGCCCGGGAGAATCCAAGCGCGAGGCGAGGACTTCCGGATCGAGACGTTCGTCGACCCCGCCCGTTTCGAGAGACCCGAGGCCGCGATTCTCCTCACCGACGAGAACGGCCGCCCGCTCGAGGACGCCGAGCTTCGCGTGAACGGAGAGTGGATCGGGCGCGCGCGATTCGGCGGATGGATGCCGCTCCCCTCGCCTCTCGCGGCCGGGGATCGGATCTTCGTCGAGACGGCCGGATCCGCGGCCGCCGCGGACGGCGCGTCCCTCGCGATGCCGATCGACACCCTCCGCGTGCCGGCGTTCCCGCCGCCGCCGCTTCGCGGAAAGCGCGTGCTCCTCGATCCGGACGGCGGGCGCGCGGACGATCCCTTCCCTTCGGCGGCGAGAAGCCTCCTTCTCGCGATCTACCTCGAGGAGATGCTCCGCGACGCGGGAGCCGAGGCGTTCCTCACCCGGGCCGGCGATGCGGTCCCCTCGCTCGACCGGCGGCTCGGGGCGGCGCGGGAAGTTCGACCCGACTTCTGGATCACCCTCTCGTTCGGGGACTCGATCGGCGTTCGGCACTTTCCAGGAAGCCGCGAGGGGACGCCGGCGGCGTCGGCGATCGCGCGCGCGCTCGAGGAGAGGCTTGGCGCCGACCTTCCGGTCTCCGCGGGGACCGACCGAGTCCTTCGCGAGACCCCTTGCCCCGCTCTCCGCCTCCGGCTTCCGATGGAGAAGGACGAAGGGCGGAGAACGCGGGGGCGCATCCGCGGCGCGGCGCACGCGGTTCTCGATGCCCTCGCCGAGCGCTTCGACGAGACCCCGGCGGATCGCGCCGCGCTCGTCCTCCGGATCTCCCTCCCCGGAGCGCTCGTCCGCATCGACGATTCCTGCACGTATCAAGCGATCGGCGGGGATTCGCTCGTCATCCGCGGCCTCTCCCCCGGACCGCGCCGGGTCCGGGTCGAGACGCCCGAAGGGTTCGAGGAGTTCATCGTCGAGCTCGCCCCCGGCGAGCGGCGAGTGCTCCCGTAGTGCCGCTCCAACGCTCTTTGGCGAACGGTTCGGGAGAGGCGCTTCGCCGAACGACCAAGCGGCCTACATTCCGACTTTTCCGAAATCCTCAGGCGGAAGGTTCCGAAGGAACTTGCGGAGCGCGTCGGCCCTCTCCTCCTCGCTCATCTCCTTCTCCTCCCTTCCAAGCTGGAAGAGTTTTTCGGAGACGTAGATCGGCGACCCGGCCCGAAGCGCGAGAGCGATCGAATCGGACGGCCGCGCGTCGATCCCGAGGAGATCCTTGTCCTGGTGGATGAGAACCTTGGCGTAGAACGTGCTCTCCTTCAGCTCGGTGATGAGGACCTTCGCCACCTTGCCGTGGAGTCCTTCGATGACGGTCTTGAGGAGATCGTGCGTGAGAGGGCGCTGAAACTTCTTCCCCGCGAGCTCCATCGCGATCGAGCTCGCCTCGGAGGGTCCGATCCAGATCGGGAGAACGCGCGTTCCGTCGAGCTCCTGAAGGATGACGACCGGCGTCTTGTTCCGCTCGTCGAGAGCGAGCCCGCTCACCCGTACCTCGATCATGTCGACCACGCGCATCGCCTCCCGAACGGCCGCGCGCCCCGCGCGGCTCATGGAGAAGGTAGTGGAGGAGCCGCTCCAAGTCAAGGCGGGGGGGCCGCGGTTGTCGTCGTTCCCGCGAGGCATCCGGGGCGCGTGAATCTCTACGACGAGCCGAGGAAGCGAGCCGGCCGGTGGCCGGACGCCCCGACCGGTCGAGCCCAGTCTAGTCCTGAAACTCCGGCGGTTCGGTCCCCATGTGCTCGAGCATCCACTCCGCGTTCTTGTGAAGGTCCTCGCCGCAACGGTTGTCGTCCCGCACTTTCGCGAAGGCTGCGCGCGCCTGGTCGTAGTCGTGGAGCTCCTCCGAGTAGACGAAGCCGATCATGAACTGCGCCTCGCACGCGTGCGGGTCGTCCGGGTAGTTCCTCACGATCTCGTTGTAGTACTTGATCCGATCCTTCGGATCGGTCGTCGCCTGGGCCAGATCGAAGAGCTTGGCGGCCGGACGCTCGGCGTCCTCTTCCGCACCGCCCGCGGCGGCGACTCCCGGCTCCCGAACGATCCTCGTCTTGTACTTCTCGCGAAGAGCCGACACTCTCTCCTTGCGGACCTTCTCGGCGAACACGGGGGAGTAGTTCCTGCGAATCGTGTCGCGGATCTTCTCGAAGGCCATCAGCGTCTCCGGGGTCCGCCTTTCGACCGTGATCACGTGATAGCCCTTCGCGGTCTTCACCGGAGGCGAGATCGTTCCGACCGTCAAGGTGTCGATCATCCCGGCGAGCTCGGGCGAGGTTCCCACGAGAGGAATGATCGAGGCGTTCTTCCCAACCGGCCCGATGACCCCTCTCCGGTTCTTGGTGGGAAGGTCGACGCAGTACTTCTCCACGATAGGCTCCCAGGGTTCCCCCGCGAGAAGCTTGCGGCGCACCATCTCCGCGTCCGCCTCGTTCGAGAGAACGACCTGTCGGACTTCCGCCTCCTCCGGACGCGTGAACTCGTCCGGGTTCTCCTCGTAGAAGCGGAGCATGTCCTCTTCCGTCATCTGGGTGTAGGGCGCCACCTCTCTCTGGTAGTACGCTTGGATGAGAACTCTTCGCTTCGCCGATTCGATCTGCCCCTTCACCTCGAGGTTCTCGTCGAGGTCCATCCCCAGCGCGGCCAGAAGGAACGCCTCCTCGTCGAGCATCCCCTCGAGAAGGCGCTTTCTCCCCTCCTCGCCTTCGAACTGCGTCTGCACGTTCGGCGGCATCTCGGCGAGGCGGCGGTCGAGATCCGCGGTCGTGATCGTGCGGTTGCCGATCGTCGCCAGCACCTCGCCCTTCCCTCCCGGTTTCCCGCAACCGGCGAGGAGAACCAGAACGAAGAGGCTCAACATGCCCAGACGTTTCATGATCGCCTTGCTCCTTGCTCCGGGTCGCCGCGTCATTTCTTCACGACCCAAACTTTGATCGCGCACTCGACTTCTCGGTGAAGCTTGATCGGCACCGTGTAGACGCCGAGCGCCTTGAGCGGTTCGTCCAGGAGGATCTTCCTCCGATCGACCTCGAACCCCTGCGCGCGGAGAAGCTCCTCGATGTGGTGGGAGGTGACCGATCCGAACAAGCGGTCCTCCTCGCCGACCTCCACGGCGGCGGTCACCGACACCTTTCGCATCTTCTCGGCGAGGCGTTCCGCCTGCCTGCGCACCTTGTTCTCCCGGACATCGCGGAGCTTCTCCTCCTCCGAGTACATCCGCTGGTTCCCCGGGGTCGCCTCCACCGCGAGCCTCTTAGGAATCAGATAGTTCCGGGCGTAGCCCCTCGCGACGTCGACGGTCTCCCCCCGGTTTCCGAGGTTCTCCACCGACTCTCTCAGGATCACTTTCACGATTCGTCCCTCGCTTTCCTACGGCGCCTCCGCTTCGCTCGGCGGATGCTCCAGCTTCCGAAAATCGAACCAGGTATCGAATAATCCAACACAAACGGTCAATAGAAGAAAGATCGGAAGGACCAGGAAGACCGCCGCGGCCAGGAAGAGGACCCGAACGAGAACCGGGACGTTTCTCTTCCCGAACTGCCAGGCGAGCACCGCTCCTCCCTGCAAGAGATAGATCCACGATCCAAAGAGGAGGAGGTTCGCGCCGGCCTCCCGAAACGGGGTGCGCCCGGCGAGGAGGCCGGCCAGGCCTCCGGCGAACACCCAGACGATCGCGAACGGCGCGCGCCACTCCCGAAACCCGGGGATCGGCCGCGCCGGCGTTCCGGAGCGCCGAAGAGCCGCCGAGGCGATCGCGTAGGCCGCCGCGACGATCGCGAGGAGCACCAGGAACTCGGTCGCCGGAGCGAGGAGAACCGCGAGCTCGGCCACCTCCCGCACCGTCTCCTCCAGGAGCTCGCCCCCCGGCGCCTCCTTCTCGATCCCCCGATAGAGCGAAAGGGTCGCCGCGGCCGCCCGCTCCGCCTCTTCCATACGCGCCTCCCGCGCTCCCGGAAGGAAGTGGAACGCGAGAAGAGCGAGGAGAAACGGCGCGGCGGCGACCGGCACGAGCCTTCCGGGACGCTCCCCGCGCAGAAGACCGCGCGCGAGAAGGAGACCGGAGAGGCCGACCGGGAGCGCCGTTCGGCACGCGAGCAGGCCGTCCCTCGTCAAGAAGAAGAGAGCGGCCACACCGATCGAGGCCGCGATCACCGCCTTCAGCGGGTCCTCGCGGAAGAGAAACACGAGAACAAGGGGGACGAGAAGCCGGCCGATCATCTCCGGGAACGCGCCGGCGCCGGCGCCGGCGACCAAAGCCGAGCCGGCGCCGAAAAGCGCCCACGTCTTCGGGAGAGCCAGGGGCCCGCGGCCTTCCTGCATCGCAACGCCCTCGCGCTCACTCCCCGATGTACGGGATCAACGCCAGCTGTCGGGCTCTCTTGATCGCTGTGGTGAGCAGCCGCTGGTGCTTGGCGCAGGTTCCGGAAATCCGCCGAGGAACGATCTTCCCCCGGTCGGTGATGAAACGACGGAGCCTCTTCTCGTCCTTGTAGTCGATTTCGGCGATCTTGTCCGCGCAGAACTTGCAGATCTTGCGCCGGCCCCGTCGGTCGTCGTCTCGAGATCTCGGCATCTGTCGCAACCTCCTTTCGAGATCTTCTCGTCGACGGGCGCCTCGCGGCGCCCGCGGCCGTTTCGATTTCTCTCGTTAGAACGGGATCTCGTCATCCTCGGGCGCCGGGGGCTCCGGCCCCGCGTCCGCGGACGGTTCCTCGGCCGAGGAGGGCGCCCCCTCTCTCCGGTCGAGAACCTGAACGCTCATCGCGTTCACCTCGATCGCGTTCCGCCTCTGGCCGTCCTGTCCTTCCCAGGTGCGGCTTTGCAGCCTCCCCTCGACAAGAACGGCGCTCCCCTTCTTGAGCACGCTCGAGAGGCGCTCCGCCAGCTTCCGCCAGGCCACGACGTTGATGAAGCACGTCTCGTCGCGCCACTCTCCGCTCTGATCCTGAAAACGCCGGTTCACCGCGATGCCGAAGTTGAGCACCGCCGCCCCACCGGTTGTGTACCGGGTCTCAGGATCCCGGGTCAGCCTGCCGATCAGGAGGACCTTGTTCAGAGACCCCAACCTCACTTCCGCCATCCCTTCCTCTCCTTTCCCCCGACCTTGGGGCCGGTCGCCCCGGCTTTCGACCTCGCGCCGCCCGTCCGCGAGCGCGGCCCCCCGCGCGGGGGACGCATCGCCCGCCCGATCCGCGGCGCACGCCTGCCGCTCAGTTCTCTCGTTCCGCGGACTCCCCTCGCGGCTCGTCCACCTCGCTCTTCGCCCGCTCCGCGCGTTCCGATTCCATCTCCTCGCCGCGCGCCCGGCGGGGCGGCCGATCCTCGTCGCCGCGAGCGTGAGGTTCCTCCTCCATCAGGGCGACGGTCGGGCCGTCGGGTAGCCTCTCTTTCCGAAACACCGTGAAGCGCAGGATCGCTTCGTTCAGACGAAAGGCCCTGTGCAGCGCCGGAATTCGGGCCGGATCGTCCTCGAAGTGAAAGACCGCGTAGTGCCCGTCCGACTCCTTGCGGATGTCGTAGGCGAGCCTGCGCCTCCCCATCCGCTCGACCGCGTGGATCGAGCCGTTCCCCGACTCGACCAGGTTCCGCACCTTCTCGATCTCCTGCTCGACCTCTTGTGTTTCCAAGCGGCCGCTGAAGATCAGCATCGACTCGTAGATCGCCAACCGACCGATCCTCCTTTCCCCGAAGCTAACGAAGGAACAAGGGCGCCAGCACGAGGGAGACCACCGACATCAGCTTGATCAGGATGTTCAACGACGGTCCCGCGGTGTCCTTGAAAGGATCCCCGACCGTGTCCCCGACCACCGCCGCCCGGTGGGCCTCCGAGCCCTTTCCGCCCAAAGCTCCGGATTCGATGTGCTTCTTCGCATTGTCCCACGCGCCCCCCGCGTTCGCCATGAAGATGGCGAGGAGAACGCCCGACGCCGTCACGCCCGCGAGAAGCCCGCCGAGCGCGCGCACGTCCAAGAACCCGAAAACGATCGGCGTCGCCACCGCGAGGATGCCGGGCGCGAGCATCTCGCGGAGCGCCCCGGTCGTCGCGATGTCCACGCACTTTGCGTAGTCCGCCTCTGCGGTCCCCTCCATCAAGCCCGGGATCTCTCGGAACTGGCGGCGGACCTCCTCGATCATTCGAAACGCCGCCTTCCCCACCGCGCGGATCGCGAACGAGCTGAAGAGGTAGGGCATCGCCGCGCCGACGAGGAGCCCGGCCATCACCTTCGGTTCTAAAATATTCAAGCCCTCTTCGCGAAGACCGACCCGAGCGGTGAACGCACTGAAAAGAGCGAGGGCGGTGAGCGCCGCCGATCCGATCGCGAAACCCTTCCCGATCGCCGCGGTCGTGTTCCCGACCGCGTCCAGCTTGTCGGTCCGACCCCTCACCTCGGGCCCGAGCTTCGCCATCTCCGCCACGCCCCCGGCGTTGTCCGCGATCGGTCCGTACGCATCCACGGCAAGCTGGATGCCGATCGTCGAGAGCATGCCGAAAGCGGCGATCGCGATCCCATAGAGCCCGGCGCGGTCGTGCGCGACCACGATCGCCGCCGCAAGGACGACGACCGGGAGAGCGGTCGATCGCAGACCGACGGCGATCCCGCCGAGGATGTTCGTCGCTGTTCCGGTCTTCGAATCCTCCGCGATGGAGCGCGCGGGGCGCCTCGCTTCGGATGTGAAGTATTCGGTGATCAGGCCGACGAGAATCCCCGCGACGAGCCCGACCGCCATCGCCCAGAAGACGCCCATCGCCCCGTACGCTCTCCCTCCGCTCTCCCACGACTCCGGAAGAAACGCGCGGATGAGAAAGAACGAGGCGATCATCATCACGATCCCCGCGCCGAACGTTCCGACGTTGAGGGCGGTCTGCGGATTGCCCCCTTCGCGCGTCCGAACGAAGAACGTTCCGGCGATCGAGGAGAGGATCCCGACGGCGGCGAGGAAGAGCGGAAGGAGCACCGGCGCCGGGCTCTCGCCGATGAGGCCGACGCCGAGGATCATCCCGCCGACGATCGCCCCGACGTACGACTCGAAAAGATCCGCTCCCATTCCGGCCACGTCCCCGACGTTGTCCCCCACGTTGTCGGCGATGACCGCGGGGTTGCGCGGGTCGTCTTCCGGAATCCCTGCCTCTACCTTCCCCACGAGATCGGCGCCGACATCGGCCGCCTTCGTGTAGATCCCGCCCCCGACGCGCGCGAAGAGCGCGATCGAGCTCGCCCCGAGGCTGAAGCCGGAAAGAACGGAGAGGATGCGGGACGCGTTCCACCCGAACCCGGCTCCGGAGTAGAGGAGGAGGAGGAGGCTGAGACCCAGGATTCCGAGCCCGACGACCGAGAGCCCCATCACGCTTCCGCCGGAGAAGGCGACGATGAGCGCTTCCGGCAAGCTCTTCCGCGCGGCCGCGGCGGTGCGGACGTTCGCTTCGGTTGCAACACGCATGCCGAAGTAGCCGGCGAGGCCGGAGGAGAGCGCCCCGCACACGAAGGAGAACGCGGTGAGGGGATGCGTGTCCGGCGTGCGCGAGGCGAGGGCGAGAAGAACCGCCGCCACGATCACGAAGACGGCGAGGATCCGGTACTCGCGCCCGAGGAAAGCCATCGCGCCCGTCCGCGTGTGGCCGGCGATCTCGCGCATCTTCGGCGTGCCCGCGTCCTGCCGGCGAACCCACGCCGTCTTGTAGAGCGCGAACAGGAGGGCCAGGACTCCCGCCGCGGGAACCAGAAAGAACGATTGAGAGATCACCCGGTTGTCTCCTCCATTGTCTCCCCGTCCGGGAGGGGATCTTTACGGTTGAACTGTTCCATCGCCCGGACAACGCCGCCCGAGACCCAGGCCCTCGCGCAGAGAACCGCGCTTTCGATCATCGCCGCGACCGACCCCTTCTCTTCCTCGAGGAATGGCTCCAGAACGTAGTCGGCGAGGTCCTTCCCCTCGGGCGGCGGCCCGATCCCGAGCCGGAGCCGAGAAAACTCCTCGCTCCCGATCGCCCGGATGATCGAGGCGAGCCCCTTCTGCCCGCCGTCGCTCCCCCTCGGCCGCACCCGGAGCCTTCCGAGCGGCAGGTTCGCGTCGTCCGAGACGACGAGAACGTCCGCGGGCGCAAGGTTGAAGTCCCCGAGAAGCGCCGCGACCGCCGCGCCGCTCCGGTTCATGAAGATCGCCGGCTTCGCGAGGACGACCCTCCTTCCGGCGATCCTCGAGCCGTGAAAGAAGTACGGTCCACGCCTCTCGAACGAACGACCCTCCCCGGCGAGCGCGTCCACCACGCGAAAGCCGACGTTGTGTCGAGTCGGCGCGTATTCCCTTCCCGGGTTTCCGAGTCCGACGACGGCGAGCAACGGGACCTCCCGGTCCGGAGGACGCGCCGGCTTCCCGCGCCGCGCGCTCGGACCGCGCCCGGCCTCGCGCGAGAGAACGGAAGCGGAGGGAGGCGGAAGCGGGGGCGAATCGCTCGCGCGCCTCGCGAGGACGGGGGAAGCTCCCTCGCGATGAAACCGGGCGCGGCATCCGGGCTAGAACCGGTTTCACAGCCTCCTCCCGCTGCGATCGGCTGCGAAGCAGGTTATGAACCCGATTCTAGGACTCTTCCTTCTTCCCCTTCGACTCTTCCTTCTTCCCCTTCGGCTCCTCTTTCTTTCCCTTCCCTCCCTCGGCGGCTTCCTCTCCCTCGGCGGGCGCCTCGGCGGCTTCCTCTCCCTCCACGGCCGCGACGGGAGCCGCCTCGACGACCTTGCGCGGGGTCGCCACCGAAACCACAGTGACGTCCGCGTGCGTGAGGAACTCCTCTTTGCCGCGCGGGATGTCCGCCACGCGAATCGAGTCGCCGATCATGAGGCCGCTCACGTCGAGCGTGTAGGACTCGGGGATCTCGTCCGGCCGGCAGCGGACATCGATCTCGCGGATATGCACGTCCATCACGCCGCCGAAGTTCTTCACGCCGACCGACTCGCCCGCGAGGAAGATCGGTACGGTGACGCTGTACTTCCGGGTGAGATCGACCTTGAGAAGATCGCAATGAAGGATCTGCCGCGTGACCGGATGCCTCTGCACCTCCCGGATCACCGTGGTGATCGGAGCCGTTTCCTCCCCGATCCGAAGGTCGATGAGGAGCGTCGCCCCGTGGCTCCTTCGCAGGAGAGGCCGAAGTTCCGTCAGCTTGATCTGGATCGCCTGCGCCGTCTCTCCGAAACCGTAGAGAACCCCCGGGACGACCCCGTCGGCCCGGAGCTTGCGGAGATCTCCCCTCGTGTCCGTCGAACGGGTCTCCGCCTGCAATGTCGCTTTCATGTTCCCGAACTCCCGGGGGAGAACCGATCCCCCTCTTGCGGCCCGCCCGACAGGGGGCCGGCCGATCCTCTAGTCCATGAAAAGGGAGCTGACCGACTCCTCCCGGTGAATCCTCTGAATCGCCTCTCCGAGCAGTTCCGCGACGGAAAGAACGCGGATCCTTCGGCTCGCGACGCGGAGGGGGATGGTGTCGGTGACCACAAGTTCCTTGATGAGCGAATCATCGAGGCTCTTGTGGGCCGGTCCGGAAAGGACCGCGTGTGTGATCGCTCCGTGGATATCTTTCGCCCCTTCTTTCTTCAGCAAATCGACCGCCGCGACGACGGTCCCCGCCGTGTCGATCAGATCGTCCACGATCAGCACGTTCTTGTTCTCCACGTCGCCGATGACGTGGTACACCTCGACGGCGTTCGGAAGGGGGCGCCTCTTGTCGATGATGGCGAGCCCCGCGTTCAGCCTCTTCGCGTACGCCCGCGCCATCTTCACGCTTCCGATGTCCGGAGAGACCACCACGAGATCCTCGCCGCGCATCGGCTCGAAGTGCTTGATGAGCACGGGAGCGGCGTACAGGTGATCGACCGGGATGTCGAAGAACCCCTGGATCTGGCTCGAATGCAGGTCCATCGTGAGCACCCGGTCCACGCCCGAGACCGCGATCAGGTTCGCGACGACCTTGGCGGAGATCGCGACCCGCGGTTTGTCCTTCCGGTCCTGCCTCGCGTACCCGAAGTAGGGGATGACCGCCGTGACGCGCCGTGCGGACGCCCGGTTGAGCGCGTCGCAGATCAGAAGGAGCTCCATGATGTTGTCCGCGGGGGCGAAGGTCGACTGGATCACGAACGCATCCACCCCGCGGGCGTTTTCCCCGATCGCGACGGAGATCTCCCCGTCGGAGAAACGGCGGATCTCGATCGCGGAAAGCCGGGTCCCCGCCGCGGCCGCGATCCGCTCCGCAAGGGACGGGTTCGCGAGTCCCGAGAAGATCTTCAAGCCGCTGTTCATGATCCCTCCGAGCGCCCCCGGGCGCCTCCGGACACAGAATCGCTAGTATAGAGACGGAGACATCCGCGGTCAAGCGAAAGACCGGGTAGACCGGGGCTTCCGAACCCGTTCCCGGTCAAGGCGTTGGCTGGGGCGGGAGGATTCGAACCTCCGAACCAGGTTCCAAAGACCTGTGTCATACCACTTAACGACGCCCCATTGTGACGACGCGGACTCGGTGACGTTTCGGGGACGGGACGTTTCGGGGACGCTGCTTTGCGCGTTCCCCGTGGAACGAACGAAACAACGTCCCCGACAAGAATACCCGAACGCAAGCAACAACGTCCTCGAAAAGGATCTCAGCGGGAGCTTTCCACCGTGGAAGCGGGCACACCCCCGGCCTTCGCCAGCTCTTCCCGGTACAGACCGAGAACCTTCGTCTCGATCTTCGCCCGCATCTCGTTGTTGATCGGATGGGCGATGTCTTGGAAGGATCCGTCGGAGCGCCTTCGGGACGGCATGGCCACGAAGAGGCCGTTGTTCCCCTCGATCACCTTCAGCCCGTGCACGACGAAGCAGTTGTCGAAGGTCACGCTCGCGAAGGCCTTCAGCCTGTCGTCGGGCCGGATGGTGACGCGGACTTCGCTAATCTCCATTCTGCTCACCGCCTTCGTTCGAGAGGCCCATGCTCGAGGATGGGAGGAATCGATATCCGGAGAAAGTCGGGTGAGCGACGGCGGCGAAGCGGCAATCGCGGAATCGGGAGGCGAGACCTTCCTCGTCGACCTCCCCGGGTGCGAGTACCCCGAAGAGGCTCGGTCCGCTCCCACTCATCCGAACGCCGCCCGGGCAGAAAGGCTCCATCCGACCCAGAAGATCCCGAAGGACGGGGGAGGCCGGCACCACCGCTTCCTCCAACCGATTGAACAGACAGCGAAGCACGTTGCCCGGCTCAGGGTCCGGCGCCTTCTTCAGATTAGACGACCGTCCGGCTCCTGTCAACGCCAATGTGTCGAACTCTTTATATACGAACGAGGTAGAGAGCCTGAGATCCGGCGTCACGACAAGGAATCGAGTGGAGGATGGGATGGGCGGATAGGGGCGCACGATCTCTCCGCGCCCCTCGCAGAGCCTCGTCCCGCCATACAAAAAGAAGGGGACGTCCGATCCGATCTCGGCGCCGATTCGCGCGAGCCGTTCGAGCGGCGCGCCCATCCCCCAGAGACGGGCAAGCCCGGCGAGGACCGCCGCCGCGTTCCCGCTCCCCCCTCCGAGCCCCGCCTCCGCCGGGATCCGTTTTCGAATCTCGATTCGGCAGCCGCACCCCGCCCGCTCCCTCTCGCGGAGAAGCGCCGCGGCGCGGAACGCGATGTTCCTCTCGCCGCTCGGCACGGAGACGTCGTCGCAAACGACCTCGATCCGGTCGGCTTGTTCGATCCGGATCGTGTCGGCGATCGAGAGGCTCTGCATCACGGTCGTCAGCTCGTGGAAACCGGACGCGGTGCGATCTCCGACCTCGAGAAAGAGGTTCACTTTGGCGAACGATTCGAGAAGGAGCGCCATGCATCACCGGTAAAGGATCGCCAGAACCGCTCCCGCCCAGAGGACGAGGTCGACGAGAAGGGGGCGGTCCGAGAAGAGGATCTCCGCGGGATTCCCGCCGAGCCCCTTTTCATGGACGAGATACATGTAGCGAAAAAGCCCGTACACGACGAACGGCACGGTGTAGATGAGACTCGACGTCCCGAATTTCTCCACCGTGTCCGGCCAGATCGTGTAGAGCGAATAGGAGAGCACGGTGATCCCGGCCGTCACGGCGACGATATGGTCGATGAGGCCGACCGAGTAATGGTCGAGAGCCGCTCGATGGCTCGCCGCCCCTTCGTCGAGAAGAAGAAGCTCGCTTCGCCGCTTGCACGCCGCGAGGAAGAGGGCCGCAAAGAACGTGCAGACGAGGAGCCACGGGGAAATGAGAACCCCCTCGTCGAATCCCTTGAGAACCTCGACCCCCGCGATCGCGCGGATCACGAAGCCGACCGCGATCGAGAGGATGTCGAGGAGAACCGCCTTCTTGAGCCGAACCGAATACGCGAGGTTTAGCGCGAAGTAGATCGCGAGCGACGCTCCGAATCCCGGCGACAGAGCGAAGCCGGCCGCGAGCGAAGGCGCCGCGAGGAGCGCGCTTCCGGCGAGGGCCGCCCGCGGGGAGAGGCGGCCGGAAGGGATCGGGCGGAGGCGCTTCGTCGGATGGGCGAGATCCTTCTCCCGATCAAGGAGATCGTTGAAGAGATAGATGCTCGATGCGGCGAGCGAGAAGAGAACGAACCCCGCGGCCGCCCGAAGGAGATAGGGCCCCTCGAGGAAATGGTGGGAGAAGATCACGCCCGCGAAGACGAGGAGGTTCTTCGTCCACTCGCGGATCCGCATCGACTCGATGAAGGGGCTCATCAACGCCTCGCCCCCCGCGAGAGGATATCCCGAATCCTCGCGAGGATCATCTCGAGAGCGACTCGGTTGTGCCCGCCCCGCGGAACGATCAGGTCCGCGTAGCGCTTCGAGGGCTCCACGAACTGTTGATGCATCGGCTTCACGGTGCTCAAATACTGCTCGATCACCGCGGGGATCGAGCGCCCGCGCTCGCGGACGTCGCGCCGGAGGCGCCGGATCAGGCGTTCGTCCTCGTCGCAATCGACGAAGATCCGAATGTCCATCCGTCGGCGGAGCTCGCCGTTCTCGAGGACCAGGATCCCCTCGAGGAGGATGACGGGGCAAGGCTCCACGCGCACCGTCTCGGAAAGCCGCGCGTGCTCGACGAAGCTGTACACCGGCCGGTCGATCGGCTCGCCC from Candidatus Eisenbacteria bacterium encodes the following:
- the udk gene encoding uridine kinase produces the protein MARPVVIGMAGGTGSGKTTLAARIAESLTEQDAVGINHDAYYLDRSDLTAEERAALNYDHPAAFDNALLIEHLDRLLEGEPIDRPVYSFVEHARLSETVRVEPCPVILLEGILVLENGELRRRMDIRIFVDCDEDERLIRRLRRDVRERGRSIPAVIEQYLSTVKPMHQQFVEPSKRYADLIVPRGGHNRVALEMILARIRDILSRGARR
- a CDS encoding decaprenyl-phosphate phosphoribosyltransferase, which gives rise to MSPFIESMRIREWTKNLLVFAGVIFSHHFLEGPYLLRAAAGFVLFSLAASSIYLFNDLLDREKDLAHPTKRLRPIPSGRLSPRAALAGSALLAAPSLAAGFALSPGFGASLAIYFALNLAYSVRLKKAVLLDILSIAVGFVIRAIAGVEVLKGFDEGVLISPWLLVCTFFAALFLAACKRRSELLLLDEGAASHRAALDHYSVGLIDHIVAVTAGITVLSYSLYTIWPDTVEKFGTSSLIYTVPFVVYGLFRYMYLVHEKGLGGNPAEILFSDRPLLVDLVLWAGAVLAILYR